Proteins encoded together in one Leptidea sinapis chromosome 43, ilLepSina1.1, whole genome shotgun sequence window:
- the LOC126977017 gene encoding glycine receptor subunit alpha-1 isoform X1: MIQCLYQTIFFFLIWLCNDVSSKRNHTLKPRVVLPENYVKEIRPPSRKGQPVNVEFSIYVVDVNSINVEDMDFRVDMFIRQTWKESRLQLPEDIFEEGDDHVTLPPEFFDNLWHPDPYFLNSKVTEIAELTHKFSSVTLYRNQTVRYAARMHAIIACQMEFQLYPMDIQSCPIYIESFSYSNQKVRFKWSDAGVTINPELKLLQYHIGEPLRLEETNGYMADKDGNFSRIVVYFKFERQIGHHLIQTFAPSSLVVMLSWFSFWLDLDAIPGRVTLLVTCMLTLVTMFTGLRADIPPVAYVKALDIWMAGCMMFVFSALGEFVVVKVLDKQYQMNKSKSQEACPRIIPVRINGEKGSCGTVAAWEGSGVRCRKVEMASPASPPSTTPAPPSLLGIERRQSILQIFVQVAWLDADTGQERVLWREIDKLSRVVFPALFLLFVTLYWPVLLLKTKTT; encoded by the exons GTTGTGCAATGATGTCTCTTCAAAGCGAAATCACACATTGAAACCAAGAGTTGTACTACCTGAAAATTATGTTAAag AAATACGACCACCGTCTCGCAAGGGTCAACCCGTGAATGTGGAGTTCAGCATATACGTCGTGGATGTTAATTCGATTAATGTCGAAGATATGGACTTTAG GGTAGATATGTTCATTAGACAGACGTGGAAAGAAAGTCGTCTCCAGCTACCAGAAGACATATTTGAAGAAGGTGATGACCACGTCACTTTACCTCCAGAATTCTTCGATAATCTGTGGCATCCAGATCCTTACTTCTTAAATTCTAAAGTAACAG AGATAGCAGAGCTGACACATAAATTCTCCTCTGTGACACTCTACAGAAATCAGACCGTTCGTTATGCCGCAAGAATGCATGCAATAATCGCTTGTCAAATGGAATTCCAACTGTATCCAATGGACATACAGTCGTGCCCGATTTATATAGAAAGCT TTTCCTACAGTAATCAAAAAGTACGATTCAAGTGGAGTGACGCAGGGGTAACGATAAATCCAGAACTAAAGCTGTTACAGTATCACATTGGGGAACCGCTGAGACTTGAAGAGACTAATGGCTACATGGCTGATAAAGATG GAAACTTCTCTCGTATAGTCGTCTACTTCAAGTTCGAAAGACAAATTGGCCATCATTTGATACAAACCTTCGCTCCTTCTTCCCTGGTAGTTATGCTGTCCTGGTTCAGTTTCTGGCTGGACTTGGATGCGATTCCCGGCAGAGTCACGTTACTCGTGACGTGTATGCTGACTTTGGTCACAATGTTTACGGGGCTACGAGCTGATATTCCTCCTGTTGCTTACGTCAAG GCTCTCGACATCTGGATGGCTGGGTGTATGATGTTTGTATTCTCGGCTCTCGGAGAATTTGTGGTAGTCAAAGTGTTGGACAAGCAATACCAAATGAATAAGTCGAAATCGCAGGAGGCCTGTCCTCGGATAATACCTGTG CGTATAAACGGTGAAAAGGGTTCATGCGGTACTGTGGCTGCATGGGAGGGCAGTGGAGTGCGATGTCGGAAGGTGGAAATGGCGTCCCCCGCCTCACCCCCTTCTACTACCCCGGCACCCCCCTCTTTGCTGGGAATTGAACGAAGGCAGAGCATTCTGCAG atttttgtgCAGGTTGCATGGTTGGATGCAGATACGGGACAAGAAAGAGTGCTTTGGCGAGAGATAGACAAACTATCAAGAGTCGTGTTTCCTGCACTATTCCTGCTGTTTGTAACACTGTACTGGCCTGTGTTACTCCTGAAGACCAAGACTACATAA
- the LOC126977017 gene encoding glycine receptor subunit alpha-1 isoform X2, with amino-acid sequence MIQCLYQTIFFFLIWLCNDVSSKRNHTLKPRVVLPENYVKEIRPPSRKGQPVNVEFSIYVVDVNSINVEDMDFRVDMFIRQTWKESRLQLPEDIFEEGDDHVTLPPEFFDNLWHPDPYFLNSKVTEIAELTHKFSSVTLYRNQTVRYAARMHAIIACQMEFQLYPMDIQSCPIYIESFSYSNQKVRFKWSDAGVTINPELKLLQYHIGEPLRLEETNGYMADKDGNFSRIVVYFKFERQIGHHLIQTFAPSSLVVMLSWFSFWLDLDAIPGRVTLLVTCMLTLVTMFTGLRADIPPVAYVKALDIWMAGCMMFVFSALGEFVVVKVLDKQYQMNKSKSQEACPRIIPVRINGEKGSCGTVAAWEGSGVRCRKVEMASPASPPSTTPAPPSLLGIERRQSILQVAWLDADTGQERVLWREIDKLSRVVFPALFLLFVTLYWPVLLLKTKTT; translated from the exons GTTGTGCAATGATGTCTCTTCAAAGCGAAATCACACATTGAAACCAAGAGTTGTACTACCTGAAAATTATGTTAAag AAATACGACCACCGTCTCGCAAGGGTCAACCCGTGAATGTGGAGTTCAGCATATACGTCGTGGATGTTAATTCGATTAATGTCGAAGATATGGACTTTAG GGTAGATATGTTCATTAGACAGACGTGGAAAGAAAGTCGTCTCCAGCTACCAGAAGACATATTTGAAGAAGGTGATGACCACGTCACTTTACCTCCAGAATTCTTCGATAATCTGTGGCATCCAGATCCTTACTTCTTAAATTCTAAAGTAACAG AGATAGCAGAGCTGACACATAAATTCTCCTCTGTGACACTCTACAGAAATCAGACCGTTCGTTATGCCGCAAGAATGCATGCAATAATCGCTTGTCAAATGGAATTCCAACTGTATCCAATGGACATACAGTCGTGCCCGATTTATATAGAAAGCT TTTCCTACAGTAATCAAAAAGTACGATTCAAGTGGAGTGACGCAGGGGTAACGATAAATCCAGAACTAAAGCTGTTACAGTATCACATTGGGGAACCGCTGAGACTTGAAGAGACTAATGGCTACATGGCTGATAAAGATG GAAACTTCTCTCGTATAGTCGTCTACTTCAAGTTCGAAAGACAAATTGGCCATCATTTGATACAAACCTTCGCTCCTTCTTCCCTGGTAGTTATGCTGTCCTGGTTCAGTTTCTGGCTGGACTTGGATGCGATTCCCGGCAGAGTCACGTTACTCGTGACGTGTATGCTGACTTTGGTCACAATGTTTACGGGGCTACGAGCTGATATTCCTCCTGTTGCTTACGTCAAG GCTCTCGACATCTGGATGGCTGGGTGTATGATGTTTGTATTCTCGGCTCTCGGAGAATTTGTGGTAGTCAAAGTGTTGGACAAGCAATACCAAATGAATAAGTCGAAATCGCAGGAGGCCTGTCCTCGGATAATACCTGTG CGTATAAACGGTGAAAAGGGTTCATGCGGTACTGTGGCTGCATGGGAGGGCAGTGGAGTGCGATGTCGGAAGGTGGAAATGGCGTCCCCCGCCTCACCCCCTTCTACTACCCCGGCACCCCCCTCTTTGCTGGGAATTGAACGAAGGCAGAGCATTCTGCAG GTTGCATGGTTGGATGCAGATACGGGACAAGAAAGAGTGCTTTGGCGAGAGATAGACAAACTATCAAGAGTCGTGTTTCCTGCACTATTCCTGCTGTTTGTAACACTGTACTGGCCTGTGTTACTCCTGAAGACCAAGACTACATAA